Below is a window of Synechococcus sp. RSCCF101 DNA.
TGGGCTCCTCCTCCTGGCGGGCCTTCACCTCCACCCCGGTCACACCGCTGTCGTCGCCGCCGATCTCCAGCAGCCGGGCCCGGTTCCAGTGGCGCACGTTGGAGGTGGCGAGCAGGTCCTGGGCGTGGTGGTCGTCCGCCGCCGGTTCCTTGTTGGTGATCCAGTGCACGGTGGAGGCGAACTTGGTCAGCACCTGGGCCTCCTCCACCGCTTCGCGGTTCACACCCACCACCGCCACCTCGCGGTTGCGGTAGAAGGCGCCGTCGCAGGTGGCGCAGTAGCTCACGCCCCGACCGAGGAACTCGGCCTCGCCCTTGAAGGAGGCGGGGCGGCCCATGGCCCCGCTGGCCAGCACCAGGGCGCGGGCCTTGAAGGTGCCGTCGGGGGTGTAGACGGTCTTCATCTCGCCGCCCACATCGACGCCGAACACCTGGGCGCGGCGGTAGTCGGTGCCGTAGGTCACGGCCTGATCGCGCATCAGGGTGAGCAGATCCTCGCCGCTGATGTCGGTGGGCACGCCGGGATAGTTGGCGATCTGGTGGGTGATCGCCAGAGCCCCCACCGAGGGGTTCTTGTCGAGGATCACCGTCTTGAGATCGGCCCTGGAGGTGTAGAGCGCGCAGGAGCAGCCGGCAGGGCCGCCGCCCACGATCACGACATCCGATTCAATGGTCTCCAAGGGGCGAGCTCTCCGGCTGGGTGGACGATCGCGTGACGCTCGGGGAGGGCAGGCGCTCCGGCGACGACGGCGATGGAAGGCTACTCACCCCGGCTGGAGACGGACCTGCCGGCTTCCTCTCCACGCTCCGCAGCTGCCCCTGGCGAGGATGGAGAGCCCTTGCCACCCAATGTTTTGATGCCGGGCCCCAGCACCGAGCACGACCCGGCAGCGATGCGCCGCAGCTACATGGCGGCAGGCCTGCGCCGGCGCGACCTGGCGGCGGATCCGATCGAGCAGTTCCGCCTCTGGTTCGGCCAGGCCACCGCGGCCGAGCTGCTGGAGCCCAATGCGATGGTGCTCTCCACCAGCGACGGTCGCCGCCCCAGCAGCCGCACCGTGCTGCTCAAGGCCTACGACAGTCGTGGTTTCGTGTTCTTCACCAACCACGGCAGCCGCAAGGCCGGCGAGATCGCCGCCTGCCCGATGGTGAGCCTGCTGTTCCCCTGGTACGCGCTGGAGCGGCAGGTGGCCGTGATCGGCCGGGCCGAACGCATCAGCACCGCCGAATCGCTCGCCTACTTCACCTCCCGGCCGCGCGGCAGCCGCGTGGGGGCCTGGGTGTCGCAGCAGAGCACGGTGATCGGCTCCCGCACCCTGCTGGATCAGGCCTGGCACCAGATGAGCGAACGCTTCGCCCGCGGCGAGGTGCCGCTGCCCTCCTTCTGGGGCGGCTACCGGGTGGAGCCGGAGGAGATCGAGTTCTGGCAGGGCCGGGAGAACCGCCTGCACGATCGCTTCCGCTACCGGCGATCGGAAGGGCTTGCAGCAGGCGATGCAGCGGCGCAGCCCGAGCGGCT
It encodes the following:
- a CDS encoding NAD(P)/FAD-dependent oxidoreductase; this translates as METIESDVVIVGGGPAGCSCALYTSRADLKTVILDKNPSVGALAITHQIANYPGVPTDISGEDLLTLMRDQAVTYGTDYRRAQVFGVDVGGEMKTVYTPDGTFKARALVLASGAMGRPASFKGEAEFLGRGVSYCATCDGAFYRNREVAVVGVNREAVEEAQVLTKFASTVHWITNKEPAADDHHAQDLLATSNVRHWNRARLLEIGGDDSGVTGVEVKARQEEEPTHLAVDGVFVYMAGSKPITDFVGGQVEVNEDGGVKVDDCMATSVDGVWAIGDIRNTPFKQAVVAASDGCIAAMAIDRYLNSRKSIRVDWVHS
- the pdxH gene encoding pyridoxamine 5'-phosphate oxidase; the encoded protein is MPGPSTEHDPAAMRRSYMAAGLRRRDLAADPIEQFRLWFGQATAAELLEPNAMVLSTSDGRRPSSRTVLLKAYDSRGFVFFTNHGSRKAGEIAACPMVSLLFPWYALERQVAVIGRAERISTAESLAYFTSRPRGSRVGAWVSQQSTVIGSRTLLDQAWHQMSERFARGEVPLPSFWGGYRVEPEEIEFWQGRENRLHDRFRYRRSEGLAAGDAAAQPERLWTIDRLAP